The genomic region CCGGGAGAGGCGGCCGACGCAACACTTCATTCCTACCACAAAGCGGGTGAGGCGTCAAATGAAAGTCGCCGCGGTCGGCGGGAGGCGAGGAAGAGCCGGACGGGGGGAGAAAGAGTCACGGCTGCGCGGGCGGATGGCCGAAATAGTTGCGGACAGTCCCGCGCCGGAGGAAAGTGCGCATGGGTCCCGTTAGGCGGGCGTTTACGCTGGTCGAAATTCTGATCGTCGTCATTATCCTCGGGATTTTGGCGGGCGTCGTGGTCGTGAACTTCGCCGACATCCCCGCCACGGCAAAGCAAACCAACCTCAAAGAGAATCTCTCGAAAATCCGGGCCCACATCCAGGTGTACCGCAACCAGCACGCCGACCTCCCGGACGGGGACCGGTTCGCCGACCAGTTGACCAAGCCGACGAACTTCGCGGGGGACGTGGCCGACGTGCGAGGCGGAGAGTACATCTACGGGCCGTACATCGAGCAGATGCCGGCGAACCCGATGACGGGCCTGGGGACGATCCGGACGACGGACGACCGCTCGGCCCTGTTCCCGCCGGGCGACCAGAACGCGGGCTGGTGGTACAACAGCGCGAGCGGCCGGTTCTA from Planctomycetota bacterium harbors:
- a CDS encoding prepilin-type N-terminal cleavage/methylation domain-containing protein, which translates into the protein MGPVRRAFTLVEILIVVIILGILAGVVVVNFADIPATAKQTNLKENLSKIRAHIQVYRNQHADLPDGDRFADQLTKPTNFAGDVADVRGGEYIYGPYIEQMPANPMTGLGTIRTTDDRSALFPPGDQNAGWWYNSASGRFYADLADGVTDRDGQPYNRY